From the Debaryomyces hansenii CBS767 chromosome F complete sequence genome, the window cattcttttttttaACTGCCAATGGGGGTGTCAACGTTATTCGATGAGGATTACTAAGTTTGCTACCACATTATGACGCATTTTTAAGTCTAGTAAATTGCGCTCTTCTCGCAATAGGAATGTATATGCGGTTCGTAATACATTTCTTGAGCTGTGCCGTTTCGCATATTGACCCCAGGTGCGACTAAGATGTTCCCTTAGAGGCTTACTTGCCGCACGATGTTTTGCTATGTACTTGTCACTAATTGTTATCTTGAATTAATGGGGGATTTTGCATCTAAACCCTAACTGGTGGGTAGTCAGCCGAAATCGAAGTTCGATTGCCCAAGTTTCAACTGTATTTAGATATTAGTTAGGGAAGAGTCCATATAGTAAAAGAAGTTTATATAGACATCAGATTTGTGTAGATTTCGAATTAAGCCACGATGTAcaatttatgaaaatttatattatagtCCTCACAACATAAGTATGTGTAAGGAGAAATTAGTATTAGAATGGGAGTAGGGATATACTCCATAATAGTCAACTTTTGGTCGGAGAGAACCTATAGAATTCCGTATATAGATTGTATAATACATGCTGGAAATGAGCCAAACGACTGAACAGAAAAAGAAGTTTATAGTTGAACCGCATTTAAGATATATAGGTCCAAGCGAATCCAATAAAAAATGAATCTATAATAATGGATCAAAAAACTTCTGGAATCTAGTATTTTGGAAGATTCTCATACCCATGGTAGTGCCACCAATAAAGTCGTACTTAAGTCTGGCACGTATGAAGTCTTGGTCCACTTTTGTAAAACCTTTTTTccaatgaattaaaaatgtGTATATGCATATGGAGTATATTAAGCCAACGAATAAATCTAATCTGTAATGATGTTCGAGGTAGAGTGTTGACCACCATTCGAACAAAAGGAATGCAAATGACAAAAACTTTAAGACGGAATTCCTTGAATAGTAGCTGACAAACAAAAACGTCATAACTGCTGTCGTAGAATGAATAGATGGAATTGCCGCaaatttattggaattggCATAATATATTGATTGGTAAATGGTGCTGGGTAGACGGGTGCCAGGTTTACTTAAACCATCGGCGTAAATCATGTCATAGTCTGGAACCTTGGTCTCACCATAATAGTGGATGTATAGTGGGGGAGCATTGGGGAAAACTATATGCGTCATCACACTAGCAACATTCTGAAGGCCCATGGCAAATGCATAGAGCTTCAATGCACCCGGAGGATGAAACAAATACAACCAATGCGCCGTTATTATGGGAACTATAAAATAAAGCACCACATAGAAAAGCCAGGCCACAATAAACTTAACAGAGTTAGTATTTTCTGTAAACTGAAATAGGAAATTAAGAAGAAACCAACTAACTCCAAACAAAAGCGGAGGAGATATATGCCCATGGCTCATGCTCTTTTGGTCCTTGTGTTTATTAAGGCGGTCGATCAACAGATCGTTCGTCGGATGGATGCTCTCCTGAAGTTTGGGCATATCTTCCAACTCGAATGTAGCCGACTTATCTTCGATATCTGGGCTACGACTATGGTCGGAAGACGGTGAATAATAAGGGGACGTCTCCACCTCCCAGAAATGATGGATGTGTCTTGGACTGTAgaatttcaaatacaaCAACCAACTCCCCGAAATCAAACAGTAGATGGTCAACATCGACCCAGATATCGAAGTGAACATATAGTCGTCTAGTCTCAAGTCCAACTTGACATAAATATGTGGTCTGAACGACTTCGGTAGGCGCTTGGCAGACTGGGTGATGACTACCCAGAGACAAAGGaaaaaacaattgaaaCAGAAGTTTCCCACCAACTGTAGTATCGTCCTTCCGTTAAGCCACGATGTGTACACCCGTAGCAACATCCGATAGATAGAAACTGTCACCTTCCAGAAAACCTTTCGTATACTAATTTTCATGgattatttgttttgagttcaatgaaaaaaaacaaTGTATAGTAATTGGAAACACTGAAAGAGCATATGTAATAGTATACTTAGTAATATATGAGTCCGAATGGTCACTAGATGGGCTTTTCACTAGGGACAACAATGTGGTAAACAAATGTCGATTATGCTAgttctttttttttgttttgtttTTCACGAAAACACCTTGTGACTTACAACTCTTACCGCTTGGatatatttctatattaATCTTCCACAAACTAACCTTATAGAGCCGTAAGAATTTTACTCTAAACAAAAACagttattttgattataaaatttctttgcTCCATATTAAGGTGAGCATAACGAACGTGGAATTACCCTGTGCTCAAAATTTGAAGGCATCGCTTGACCAATCTTATGCTATGAATCGATACAATTACGACCTTCACGCTTAGTTATAACCTATATAGTGTCCGTAACTACAATAAAACGCCATATAGTGACTAAGACTCTTTCGATATAAATTCGTAGGTGGTAAGTATGTATTTTAGCTGAGCTCTGCAATGGGGATCGGCTTAAATGTAGCAATCGGCCAATCATTTAAAATCTATTGCAACACAGGATTAATGGACCCTACGTATCACTTTCAGAGGATACTAGGGAACTTACGTAGAATAGACAATTAATGGAACATCTTTAAACTGACTATAGGAgagaatatataattcgGCTCAAACTTGCTATGCGATGAACTAACAAAATGCTTGGGTTTATTACTTATGACAATACGGAGCTCCAGCAATCCCGGAAAAAGTTTGCGACAAGTGGTTGACATTGTTCAATGGTATATGTACATACTCCATTAAGTCTGGATGGGTAATACTTATCCCAGGCAGCCGTATTGACGATTGAAAAGAATTGTAAAAAGCTCAGGGTTCATTGTGTAGAGCGAAACATAAATACAAATAGTGCGACGACTCTAAAGGGTAAATATAGAGCTCTATTTTGCTTATGAGGACTAAAAGATTGTCAAATGTATGTATGAAAGATGGCACGTAGATAGGACAGGCGTATTAACGATTagtttattcaattggtGAATCAGAAGTTGATTGTGCCGGTGGGTGGAACAGATTATGAGAACCTTGATGGAATGCAGGTGCAGCTTTTAAGCCAGGCGTGCCattttatctttaatgACAAACAGGTCAAGAGGGAGACATACATGTCGTTGAGTGGCGAAGGTGttgtttatatttttgattgTGGGCTTGATGGGTTTAGGTCTTTGGGTGATAAGTGTATTATCAACAGCGGTTTCGCAACGATGGATCAGCTCTTGGACAATTTACGACACATTTTGGCAATTGGGACTGACGGAGATACCACACACCCATTATATAACAAGACGGTTAATACAGTGATTGTGGATAATCTTTCGGTCTACTATTGGGACTTGAAGTTGTTGAATAGCGATCCAAAAAACCACGAGCAACTCGGATACGCCTGCAAGGCGTCAGGACTCGAATATTACACCAAGTTGATATCTGTATTACAAGAGATCCAAGCTAAATTCAAATGCAATATCGTCACATCGTCATGGAACAACACTTTTGAGAAGGGACATAATTATAGTGGAGCCACCGACTGCGAAGCCACCGGATTGGACTCCATAACCTTCCTACCCCAAAAATATCTCATGGAATTTGATTATCTCATACAGAAATCCAATGGTACCGACACGGAAAGTAGGATCTACAATAAACTGGCAGGCCGGTGGATTGATATCGCATAGAAGCGTGGCTACTGTGCatttatctaattcatatattgaaaaaatagCGTAACGTATAATACTGATGTATATATCATTGTAGTACAATAAACACGAAATGGTGCTCTCTTACATAACAGTCAAGTCACCGAACTTTTCCTTGTAGGTTGGAACTTCCCACTTACTGTTCTTAACCATGTAGGTGACCTTTTCGTCCAAGTCTGGTCTAGCCTTGGCAACGTCATCAACGGTCAATTGGTCGAATGGTCTAGCACCTTCAATATCCTTCAAGGTTTCTTGTAATTGCTTGACTTCGTCCAAAACAGACTTTTCGGTCAATTTGGCGTTTTCAACGGCCTTTTGTTCAAACATGTCAATGGTCTTTAAGGTCTTGGAAACATCGTAGGTGACTGGCTTGAATGCACTAACGGCCTTTtcgatttcatcaataaccTTGCTGTTGCTTAAAACAGATCTATAGTGGTTGAAGTCAACTTCGGTTGATTGTTGTGACAAACTTAAGTTTTCCTTTCTAGCTTCTTCATTTCTCTTCTTGAAAGCGGTTAATGAGGATGCTGTGTTTCCGGTTAAACCTAACGTGGAAGTGATCTTGGCCCAGTTTACCTTGGTGGTAGCACTCTTTGCAACTGATGACATTCTTTACTCTTTTATTTGCCTTAAATTCTACGTAATTGAATTACTGTGTacttcaatatcaacaataCTAGTGTTTTCCGTAACGTAGGCCGATAGAATCGGTCGAACCAATGAAAACGAGAAATAAAATGTTGTGAATTACACGACTAAGTGAAAATTTCCCTTGGGTTTGTGTAACACGACATTTGTATTCAAGAAAGACATATGTCTCATTTAAGCCCCACGACATTGATTCGCACCCACGACATTATTCGAGGGTGAACGACATGACACAAACGCCTCTCGGATCATACGCGCCAAAAATCCATACAAGAGAATACCTATAGCTAAACAGACGCTTGAAATAGTATCATAGCAATAACTGTATAAATATAGCTCGCATAAACGGAGAAATAAATACTCGGAGAGCTCAATCACGATGCAGACACAAATGAAAGGGTTGTcccaattcttcttggatTTACGGAATACCAAGGACTTGGAGGAAGAAAATAAGCGGATCAACCTAGAGATGAACAAcattcaacaaaaattCCGTTCCCCACAGTCGCTAAATGGATACCAGAGAAAAAAGTATATTTGTAAACTCATGTATATATACATGTTGGGGTTTAACGATGCTAAGGAATTAGGGTTGGGAGAGGCATTGCAGTTGATTGAGTCGACGCATTTTTCAGAGAAGCAAGTAGGATACTTGGCAATTTCGGTGCTAATTAACCGAGAGGCGGGCCAGCTGGTGAAGGAGTATATGAACGACTTGTTAGAGATGATGCATGGGGCTCTTGTGAGAGATTTGCagtcaaataatgaagatgtcAATTGTGCCGCAATCCAATTCATTGCTTCGAAGTTCAATGTGTTCTATGACGGCGATTTCTTGAGCGATCCGGTGGTAAAGGAATCGGATGAAATGGCCAAAGAGTGGCTAGAATTGATCGATATAGTGTATTCGTTGAGTTGCTCGCCTATCCAAAGCCCGCTCATCAAGAAAAAAGCGGCTTTGGGGCTTTTGTCGCTTCTCAAATTGTATCCCCAGGTTATACTAAGTAACAGTAATTGGATTCCTCGGTTATTGACGTTGATCGATGACAAAGATCTTGGTGTTGTCACCTCTTGTATTCCATTAGTCAAGTTCTTGATCACCATTAAGCCGCAGTTTGTAAAGTCGGTAGTACCCACTATATCCCAACGATTATATGGATTAGTTATAGGAAATACCTGTCCGGACACGTATTTCTACTATAATACCCCAGCACCGTGGCTAATCATCAAATTACTCCAAGTGGTGGAgcatttctttcttttgacAACAGAAGATCACAATAATTACCAAATTCCAGTATTACAAGTTACCGATCTAGATTCTGaaacattgaataatttgcgACAGGTAGTATCGAGATCTATACACAACGCATCGAAGCAAATAAAGGGCCTTCCTAATAGGAATTCTCAAAGTGCTATTTTATTTCAAGCAGTATCGCTTGCAGTATTTCTTGATGCTTCGCCTGATGCCATAGCTGGCGCTATTAATGCGTCTATACTATTGTTAGACTCCAATGAAACTAATACCAGGTACTTAGCATTGGACGCGCTAATCAAACTATCGGCAAGAGCAAGCCCCGACAATACCAATCATTCAATAACCCAAAGATTCGATCAACAtttgttaaaattattcGAATTATTAACGGATAAAGACATTTCTGTTAGACGAAAATCGCTCGATTTATTATATACCGTTTGTAACCCACAAACATACGAGACGGTTATCAAGAAGTTACTTCACTATTTTCCTTATTCTGACTTCACTTTAAGATCGGAAATTGCGATTAAAATCGCAGTTTTAGCTGAAAGATTTGCGACTGACTCTACGTGGTATGTTACGACCATGTTAAAGCTATTATCTATTGGTGGTGGAAATTCTAATGGTACGAGTTATATTAGCAATGAAGTCTGGGAAagaattgttcaaattattgTGAATAATGAAAGTTTACAACTGAAGTCATGTAAGCTTATTATAGAACTATTGCAAGATCCTTTACAAGCGAACGGGCACACCAAGTCGCAGCCAGTTATAAATACAATTCTGGAAAACCTTATTAAAGTAGCAGCTTTTATTTTAGGTGAGTTTGGGCAGATGGCCGgagaagatgaagaaactgATCATGACCCAACTGGGTCCCCTGAGCAATACTTACCGTCTGTTCAATACcaattattatatgaagCATATTTCCGCGTTTCCTTAGTCGTGAGAGCAATGTTGCTAACTAcgttcttcaaattttttgtCAAATTCCCGAAAGAGGATTTTGCGGCCGATATCGTGGATCTCTTTGAGGCAGAGACTCaatctattgatattgagCTTCAAACCAGAGCATACGAATATCTCAAATTGACAACTAATGCGGATAATCGGAACCTAGCGCTTGCAGCGGTTAGACCTTTACCgatttttgaaagaaagaCTAGTGCTTTAATGTCGAGAATTGGGAGTGTTCAAAAAATTGCCAGTAATAGGAACAGGTCAACATCATTTGTCAGTGCTCtgaaaatcaataatgGGAATAATGGTACCGTCGCCAGCAACCGATTATC encodes:
- a CDS encoding DEHA2F25520p (similar to CA0228|CaIPT1 Candida albicans CaIPT1 Mannosyl diphosphorylinositol ceramide); its protein translation is MKISIRKVFWKVTVSIYRMLLRVYTSWLNGRTILQLVGNFCFNCFFLCLWVVITQSAKRLPKSFRPHIYVKLDLRLDDYMFTSISGSMLTIYCLISGSWLLYLKFYSPRHIHHFWEVETSPYYSPSSDHSRSPDIEDKSATFELEDMPKLQESIHPTNDSLIDRLNKHKDQKSMSHGHISPPLLFGVSWFLLNFLFQFTENTNSVKFIVAWLFYVVLYFIVPIITAHWLYLFHPPGALKLYAFAMGLQNVASVMTHIVFPNAPPLYIHYYGETKVPDYDMIYADGLSKPGTRLPSTIYQSIYYANSNKFAAIPSIHSTTAVMTFLFVSYYSRNSVLKFLSFAFLLFEWWSTLYLEHHYRLDLFVGLIYSICIYTFLIHWKKGFTKVDQDFIRARLKYDFIGGTTMGMRIFQNTRFQKFFDPLL
- a CDS encoding DEHA2F25542p (no similarity), producing the protein MQVQLLSQACHFIFNDKQVKRETYMSLSGEGVVYIFDCGLDGFRSLGDKCIINSGFATMDQLLDNLRHILAIGTDGDTTHPLYNKTVNTVIVDNLSVYYWDLKLLNSDPKNHEQLGYACKASGLEYYTKLISVLQEIQAKFKCNIVTSSWNNTFEKGHNYSGATDCEATGLDSITFLPQKYLMEFDYLIQKSNGTDTESRIYNKSAGRWIDIA
- a CDS encoding DEHA2F25564p (similar to uniprot|P30902 Saccharomyces cerevisiae YKL016C ATP7 Subunit d of the stator stalk of mitochondrial F1F0 ATP synthase), producing the protein MSSVAKSATTKVNWAKITSTLGLTGNTASSLTAFKKRNEEARKENLSLSQQSTEVDFNHYRSVLSNSKVIDEIEKAVSAFKPVTYDVSKTLKTIDMFEQKAVENAKLTEKSVLDEVKQLQETLKDIEGARPFDQLTVDDVAKARPDLDEKVTYMVKNSKWEVPTYKEKFGDLTVM
- a CDS encoding DEHA2F25586p (weakly similar to uniprot|P38065 Saccharomyces cerevisiae YBL037W APL3 clathrin Associated Protein complex Large subunit), which codes for MQTQMKGLSQFFLDLRNTKDLEEENKRINLEMNNIQQKFRSPQSLNGYQRKKYICKLMYIYMLGFNDAKELGLGEALQLIESTHFSEKQVGYLAISVLINREAGQSVKEYMNDLLEMMHGALVRDLQSNNEDVNCAAIQFIASKFNVFYDGDFLSDPVVKESDEMAKEWLELIDIVYSLSCSPIQSPLIKKKAALGLLSLLKLYPQVILSNSNWIPRLLTLIDDKDLGVVTSCIPLVKFLITIKPQFVKSVVPTISQRLYGLVIGNTCPDTYFYYNTPAPWLIIKLLQVVEHFFLLTTEDHNNYQIPVLQVTDLDSETLNNLRQVVSRSIHNASKQIKGLPNRNSQSAILFQAVSLAVFLDASPDAIAGAINASILLLDSNETNTRYLALDALIKLSARASPDNTNHSITQRFDQHLLKLFELLTDKDISVRRKSLDLLYTVCNPQTYETVIKKLLHYFPYSDFTLRSEIAIKIAVLAERFATDSTWYVTTMLKLLSIGGGNSNGTSYISNEVWERIVQIIVNNESLQSKSCKLIIELLQDPLQANGHTKSQPVINTISENLIKVAAFILGEFGQMAGEDEETDHDPTGSPEQYLPSVQYQLLYEAYFRVSLVVRAMLLTTFFKFFVKFPKEDFAADIVDLFEAETQSIDIELQTRAYEYLKLTTNADNRNLALAAVRPLPIFERKTSALMSRIGSVQKIASNRNRSTSFVSASKINNGNNGTVASNRLSLANSSSEHLATRQLYNHYPSTSSVALPTTKEEDDDLSEDGSKEEANPFGDDDPPIVLSPNWYSGYHRMCHYDAGIFYESQFIKIIYRIVKDGHQLRLQFTIINNCAKTTGVDITNLRVLNIESLTKPEDPNYILNLKQLPKSTVSDKTTMEIDIKIRNVVENNESPILSLTFMCGGSFNQLNLKFPVILLKTVSSTAMADLDDFKKRWLQIGELLGVEQGESTARVLTSHRYNSSNVVRLLSRLGFAVVYNTSDDSDQGILVMGAGILHTQKSKYGVLTTIKSIDAIGREFEVSVRCTGGGIPEIITSTMKEIMEGKF